The DNA window ATAATAATGTTACAAATGTATTAATCAAGTATATTTTTGCATATTCATAATAGTGTAAAATGGTGAATAAACTACATAAAGGGGTATTTTTTCAGTACAGATTAAAAATTCTCATAAATCTGTATCTGTATTAGTGACAAGAATCCCAGTATGGGTCAagctcttgttgtttttcatcacaGGTTTAAACTAAATTTCCAGCATTCCCAGCTGATCATCATCACTACTACTAAATCACTACTACAAACTTGAAGCACAACTCCATCTTTGCAttttcatccatccataaaACCCCACCGGGGTCATTTTTACTGAGAAAGTTAATCTCTCATGTCCTCAGACAGGACAgcaaaaaacaaagctgaaatgaaatgtcaccttgctcagacagaaaacaaagtctGCTCTCCTCTGGACTGTCATTGAACTTGCAAGTGTGTTcgtaaaaatgtcaaaaaagcaAGCGAGAAATGAAATTAGTTATTACACTTACTTTTCTGCTCCACGGGCGTCTCAGGAGGAGACTCTTCTTTGACTAAACTACTCCTCAGCTCGGTGATGAGTGTCCCCGAAtacactcccctctcttcccaGATGGACAGTATCCTCTCCACTGATTTAATTACCTTAGGGTCACCTTCATAGCtgcagaaaggagagaggatgaCACAGTAAGAGACAGGAGTTATTTATGTTGGGGTTGTCATGACATTTGCTTATTTATATGTTAGAGAAATGAATAAAGGCCAGACGGGGAAACAATGGATGAAAGTCAAACTAAAGCATCTCTAGTTTTGtattaaacatacaaacactATACGATCTAAATACTTACTTGACAAGCAAGAAGGCGTCCCGAAGCACCTCAGCAAATGCGGTGCGATAAACGATGGCGTTTTTCCTTTTACAATTCTGAATGACATCGTTAGCCAGGTAAATAAGATTGAGCCTCTGTGAGGGGTCGGctggaagaggagagacagagacagttaTGTTAGACACAGTTGGCtccaaatgaaaaaggaaaaaggatcGGTGGTTTCAATAGTTTGATGTGGGGTAGTCACCAGATTTTAAAACTTAATACGATTCTAGGAAGAATACCTGATTTATCATAGTAACAAAACTTGAAGTCCTAGCCACCATATATACAGGATTTTCTTGGTTTTAATATAAAGAACTTGCAGgcacactcctgcacactgtcaacATTCAGAAAATAAGGTTACAATGTTGTTACCTTTTAAGAAATATAGTTAGTATGATTCAAAGTTTTTTAAAGCGTTGGTACTGTTCAATACTACCGATTGTTAAAATAAAGGCTGTTGTATTGTTATAAAACACATagcatcaaaatgtatttaagtatcgaacattttgacaacctcaggtTAGGGTTTATATATCTGGTAACAGAGCAATGAGTTAATTATTTTTGTGATGTAACTGATTGTGTTCTTCTAAGCTTCTAACCTTCATtacaaatgtgattttttaagCAGCCCAAAATGCAATTTTTATGATATTTAAGGGAAGAAGCAACAAAGGTTACTGTTAGTCAAACTTCGATGTATAAAATAATTCACTTTCTTTAACACAGTAGTTACTGATCAGTGTGTAACACATTCAATGGGCATTTGACCTGACGGACTGTTTCATTTGTTCAGTGGACATTAGTTGTATGAATTTTGGTCAAACATCAGACTATGTCACATACACATATTTTTTATGACAACAACAGAGAGCTTTAATcacgttacacacacatacattttttcaCACACATAGAAACGAGTAGTTTAATTTAAATACTTTTGATACCAATGTCCATGGATACCAAATCAATGCTATTGTTGATATTTTACTTAAATCACCCTTTCTTAAATTAAACTTCTCAATGATTCATGATATCAATATCATATCAAAGAAAACATAACTACGATTCACACCAAACATTTTGAACCAACTTATGGATCTATAGAAACTCTCCACAAAGTAACAAAGTGTACTAACCATCCCAAAATAACTCCTATTTAACAGGATTATTtatacagtaaaatacagaGAAAGATATCAGAACAAGCAAACAGTGAAAGGTGGTCAAATATAAGAGTGatagaaatataataatacattcaCATATGTTGAGGGGttatatgtattttaaatgccACCAAAGTGTGACACAACATATCTTCAGAAACAACAGATTCAATTTCACAGCTGTGAAGGATGTTAGAGGACAGTCCTCTAATCagaggaacaaacacaacaacaaaacaaagagctcTTTGTAAGGTTGCATTACAAACCGGTAAACCTATAAAAGAAAGTCTCTGAGGAAATCATACCATCCGTGAATCTGAAAGTATTCACAGAATCATTGTTATTGCAAGGCAaactgatggttttgtttgtgtattgaaTTTAtgtttcagttgtttcagtttgtgatttttgaaaatcaaactggTATAATCAGTAAACAACATTTGAGCTAACTGAAATTCAATTtaacaaacaatacaaacagcTGAAAGAGGCAGTGAAAAGTGAGGCCTAGCCGCCTCGGAGATCTGATAAAAGCTCAACTTTCTCACAGTCTGACTGTAAAACCAAAATCAACCAGCCGACCTTGACAgtaacaatgtgtgtgtgcaaaagaaCAAGGAAATTGATTTGGGAACAACAAAAACTGAGAAACATTAGAAACAAAAGTTAtcttacataaaaacaaagtattCTGCATTGACTGACAATAAATCAAGCTTTAAGAATGAGTAGTTATGGAAGAAAAGGAGTTAATAagttattttgatttctttaaaaCCGACACCTGAAAGACACCTGACAGATATTCACtactcaaaaacaaagacatcttTAGTTAAGCCAAAAAGAAACGTCGACGTGTCCGCTAACCCATGCAGCAAAACACTAGATAAAATAACTAATCGCTGCTCTGTTTATTTATCCAAATGTCATCATAAACGTCCCATGGTCAAAAATAATCTAAGACGCTAACCGTGATATGAAACACTTGAAAACTGACGTGTGATGCTGTATTGTAAATTTTAAAAGTTTaggtaataataatacatttctgAGCTTTTATCCCCCATGAGCCAGGTCGCTGTCTGACATCCtctggagctctgctggctGAAAACTAAAGGGGACAGGACCCCAAACTTTGGAAGAGCTGTCAGAGGAGATCAGAATTCAAACGAGTCAGTCGCTCGTTTTAATTCTCTAATCACACAAAAACGTTTCCCCTGTGACTTTATCTTatattagtttttattttgattgatcTGTAATTCTTCctgtctgtttgcttttatttctggTTTGCTTTTAACTACAACTCCACTTCacttataaagcacttttcatacataacatcccaaagtgcttcacaaaagaacAGACAGGAAATAGAAGATAGACACTGAAGACAACAGATAAAATCCAAAAAGACTAAAACAGGAAAGacagtaataaaaataaaagttaatacAGTAGGAAACAATCAAATACCGGTATGTAGGAATTAGTCAATTAAAATCTATAAAAGTTGGATAGGATAAacataatacaatttaaaaataccaGAGATATAGCTATTGTAAAAACAATGTACATAATTGATTGAGTCTATAAGATCCCTCCAAATGaaagttttcttttattcctttttgatgtttatttcaCCTTTATTTTGTGATAGataagtggatagagtcagaaatcagagagtgaGGGAATAATGACCAGCAAGAAGAAGCCataggtcggattcaaacccgggccgcccgcttggaggactatagcctccatacattggcGCATGCACTCATCACTAGGCTATTGGCGCCTCCATTGCTTGATAGTTTTTATTGCTGTGAGGCACTTTGTTACCTGtattgaaaagtgctatacatgTTAAGTATTATGATCATTATTGATACACTGTCAAATACTTTCTTCAATATCTTAGTCTAACAATAgtgatccatcagagtccagGGCAAAGGTGATGTCTTAACAGTtattatttctaatatttttttttatttctaagatGTTTGGattacagagagacagaaaaatttagctttttttctttttcacacattttgagcaactgaaaacaaaacattttaaaatattgtcaATGCCCTTTACAATTTACTTAACACCATTTTTGATTTACAATTAATGACATATTTCTTTACACGTATTATAGattaatgtttataataaagGTGTTGTATAAAACTCATAAGACCATATGCTGCTGATTGTCATCAATCAAGTAATCTAAGTTATTCTATcttttacagtattttttattttcaccgCTGTGCAGTGAATTCCTCAATGATTACAGACAATGATTACCACTGGACTAGGCCTCATAAAAGGTCAGGGGTCAGGAAGTTTACGACATCCTAACAGTAAACTCTAACATTTTCAAGTCACAAGTCAATTCTTGTGGCAAAGGCTCACATAATGCATTTCTCAGTTGGGAAATAAACTCAACAGCTCCGTAACTGAGGCAAAACATGTGGACAACATCGAAGAAAAGCGCACTGCAACCGTGGACTAAGAAGCACAACCTGTTgttcacatttacacactgagaGCAGTGAAAGAAAGGGCATTGCCATCacctttctctcgctctctgctcacactcagaagAACACAAAGCTTCAACACAAAgccaaacaacagcagaaataaagactAAACTCAAGCTCATGTGAATGTCACACAAGGTCCTAAACTGAGGTTTGGATATTCGGTTTCAAAATAAcatggaggttttttttaattaaaggattTATTAGTAATTACAGTATTTTTTCTATTGTCttaactttacagaaaaaaaagcattttaggTTAATTAAAAACCATATTGCAAATGCCATTCGCTAcaatctgaaaatataaaaaaagcaatgttttcatttacattgAAGGTACAAGGCCAGTCTAGATTAACTGTAATTAAGCCATGTTTTCTTTGCAgctaatttgttttaaatgctgTATTTCTGCCTAATGTGGAAAGAGGTCTAAAAGGTCATTCCCATGCTCAAGTCTTTATATTTGAGTAGACCAAGACAAAATTAAGCCCAGTTCATGGATTTTCATGTCTGTCAAGACAGGCAGCAACAGACGGTAAGCATTAAATATGATATCAGGTTGACTTTGTTCCTGATGAACAGACCTGGAATCAAAActcatttactgtaaaaaaaaactttacaacaTAAACTAAAACAGAGCAACTTTACATTGATTTCAAAGGTGAGTATATCTTAACTACTTGTTTAACATCCTAAAAAGTCGAGTGAGAATAATACAACACATAATTGAGTAGTTTAATGAACAGAATAACCAGAATAAAAGAGTGCTTTAACTTCTGTTTTCATCAAACAGCATGGACATTCAGAAACCAACTTGTACTTTTATACTGCCatatccatttctttttttcaatatagAACAACAATAATAAAGGAGTAAAATTAAAGTTGAACAAAGAGCCCTTCTAAAAGATAATATAATAGCGCAGCTCCCAGTTGATACCATACTTAAGGGACTTGAGGGTACATGTCCTAAACAAATGTGCAATAATCAAAACaccaaaatacaaatcaaacaaatgggAATTGGGACTGGGGTGTTAAAAATCGCTTTAACGAAAACTTTACAGCAGGGAAAGTTAGTTTGTTTTCTCAGCAAACCTTGGAGCACTCATTTACATTATTTCCTCAGACGAGACGTAATCTCACATGAAAGCACAGTACGTCTCTATTTACCATGGATTATTTAATATCAACACACTATTGGATAGCTATGTCCTTACTTAGGATGAGTGCacgttttgttttaaacatgcagCGATATTAAACAGTGTAACATATCACACTTTAGACAGCAGCGTAAGCAGCACCTGTCACTTTACGACGTGTTACGGTTACTTACATTTCTTCACACACTTTATCCAGTGTCGTACAATCAGGCTGTGGTACTTCTTGTTCTCGATGCACCACGTTGACAGTCCTTGAATTGAATCCATCGTGTTTGTGACAGATCGGAACCTCCGGTCCATAGTGGACTCGAACGAGCCGCCGgaagctcctgcagccatgtCCGAAGGAGCTCGCGCTGCGCTCTATCAtcccagaagaagaaatgaatgtAGCCGCTGCTAgcacttagcttagcatatcATCTTAACGTAGCACAGGTACCATAGCGTTCAGCTGCCATTGTACTGTTTAAATTTTCTTAAAGCTTTTTTCAACACTTTCTGCGTCTGTATAGTATCTAACGTGAACTCCCGAGTCACACTAAATGGTAAAAATCATGAAACATTCAAGGCTGAAACTCGGCGTCTAGCGACATCCTGACAATTTATCAGAACATTCAGTGGGACTGTTTACTCGCTGCTTGTTGCCGCGATGAAGGGCACTTCCGCAAACTTCAAGTGAATAGGGCGCCACCTAGCGTCACGGAAGCTATTGACAATTATCAACGCCCCCTGCTGCAGGAAACGCAGGGGAACTACTTCTGGTTCAATAAGTGCAGCAGTGGGGAAGCtaatataaaatatttgattAGAGTAACGATATCAAAcgttcagacacaaacactcataaaaTACTGCTTTTCAATTGTATCCAGGAACCAACAAATTGTTACTGATTCATGATATGAGACATTTAGTAGCTTACTCAATGCTTCAGGAGGTTTTTGTTAAAACTCAGACATCCTAAGTAATGAGATAATAATTATTTCCTGTAGGGAAAAACCTTAATTTGAAAATAAGAAGGTAACTTATAGCTGTCAAAGAAATGTAGTGTAAGGAAAGGGGTCCACAGTATTCTTTAAAAATTGGACTTATCTGTCTCATGGAGCCTGTGCACCACACAAATAATTACACTTTCAAGAGTTTAATTATAATGCATCAATTAACTAATTTTAGAAAAAGTAAATGATAACCTAGACTTTACATTTTGCATCATAGAACTGCTTTCTGCCATAATAATTGGTAAATAAGAGCTTCAGCTGATGTTAGGGGgataaaatatattgaaatcTTGAGTTGGTAATAGATGAATAAACACATCCTTTAAGACTAAAggcagatttttctttttaataaacagGCCTACTATGGATCAGTTTGgactttcagtgtttttcagcAGAAATCAAGAAACATTCATCATATTAGGTGTTCAcgtcatttttttaatccataAAAATGTGCTTTATCAGTCAATAACAAATAATGACAACAATGTATCAGAAAGAAagaactttttaaataaaagaaacttcataataaaaactcaaacgtacaatacattttctcaactttcaccttgtttttgtattttacaaataaaaaatatgtaaccCAGCACAGCAAAACCTGTACTATAGGATTCTGCATATTATACACAGAAACAACACTAAACCACATCGTTGTTCCTTagaattttaatttaattaacacATCTCAGGGCCCATAGAAATGACTAATGGTGAGGCCTAAGCGAATCTAAACAATGGCACATTTGGTTTGATGACATGTTGAGATGATTTTACCACTGTTGGAGAAGTATTGTACttgttttttaagattgtgTAAGGCTGACTGGTGACAAACCAGAAATAAAACACCATTCAATATGAATGATATCTGATTTTAAAGATTGACATAATATCGTACAAATGCCATTAGAAAGGAAACAATGTGTTCAGGAACGGAAATGATCTGTTAACCAAATCTCCATGATATTGCTTATGTCATTATAAATAACAAAGCACTGAGTGATATAACTTTTGAAACCGCATGACAGTGATGGAAAACTATTTTCAAAGGGACAAAGAAGACGTTCTTACCCTCATAACGATACACAGCATTTGGAGCTTTTAGTGAAAACAATAAGCCTGATCGTAAGCTTAAATTACTTTTTATGCATTTAACCGAAATTCCATCCAGagtcaaaaacataaaagttcAAATTAGTGGAATTCAATGACAATTTTGCCTCTAATTCAAGTTGCTGTAAAGCACCtcaaaagatatttaaaaacactaaTTTGACCAAAATGTGTAACATTTCCTCATCATGTCATCCAAAGTTCAAATACATCTTTTCCAATCCACAAAGGATTAAATATATTGTACCcatgatacatttatttaaaaaaaaacaacctcatgtgcataatgaaatgttacatttttaaccctttttgCCCAAAACAAGTTCACTCATGTCTAGCTAACAAGGTAACTGACATATCAACATCAAGCCAAGCATCCCATCAACTATCATGATACTTGTTGATTCTCCTGTGcagcactttgttttcttttaatattaAGTGAAAGTACATCTATTCTTATTCACATACAAAGGAATATGTGAGTGATGTAAGGTGCTCTTGATACTTGGTCAAGCAAAATGGTTTGTTTGGCACatatcagcagctgcagcatgcCTTTGCTCTACTATATGCTGCAGTTAGGTGTTTGGACGCAATTTGAACATTACTTAATTCACTTCAATCGTCTGTGGTCATGAGAATTTGGGCTAAACTAACAATAATTTGACTATATTAAGCTGCCAATTATTTTCTCCATTCATCTAGCCGTTGTTAAGACTACAAATGGGAGAAAATGAGGGATAATGCCAATTACAAGTTGTCAGAGCACCAtgtaaaaccaaaccaaacatatgttaaaaagaaaataaagagctCAAATGTAAGGAGATATAACCAGGTCAGGTCATTTTAAAGCATAAACATGGATTACAAACTGAATCCTGTTTTTACTGTTTGGgatgatgtgaaaaataaaaacggagcacaggagctttaacacaTTATGTGTTACGTATATTCAACATCCTTTAACATGgtcaaagtgtaaaaaaatTATACTCTTAAAGACAAGCATACAATTTCTGTAAATATAGTGCAATAGCTCCAATGTGATGAAAAACAGACACTGGATATTTAGGGGTGAACAAATGTCTCACTTTGTTTCTCTTGTTACGCTGTCTCATGCCTTACAGCCAATACAGACTGGCTCTCTTTTCATAGCTTTATGCTTATGCAATCAAGCACACCCTCTGCTGGCATGCTGCCGCACCGCCATGTGCTAGGGGATTCAGCTAAGGCCAGCTAAGGTGAGTAAGATAAAGAAAAGTTGTTGCTTGTGGAGACTGAGCTGTCCTGTGCTGCTGGACTGCCACAAGAGGAGTGCAGAAAAATCTCAGGCGTTCTCAGATCCTCACTTTCTATCTTGCTACAAAAATATGACCGCCTTATTAAAGTGCCAATGTCTGTGAACTGGTGTCCAGCTGTGCGTCTGTTTACAGCCGGTACGTGTGTTACTTCTGCTGCTGGAGTTTTCAGTATTTTAGTCAATCCAGGTAAGGGTGTGGAAATGGTGTTGAGTGGAGTCACAGCCTGGCAGCTTCCATAGCTTCCATATCGGTGGAGCTTATACTTGTTTGGGACTGTGCCAGAGCAGTCAGAGTCATACCAGGTCATCTTTCTCTTCTGGAATGGAAAAGTAAAACCTACATTAACAGCCATGACAAACCAAGGTATTAACTTAAAACCTCTAACGCTCTTGTAAACAGCTTTGTGCAACGCgcatttatttacaatttaaactacaaacaaaagaaaatatgctacatgatttaaaaaaacctaaTGGTTGGTTTTTAACaaatgtcccgcctctgacagggTGAATAGCCAATCACACTTTATTTTTgaggtggccaatcagatttctagggggGGCCcttgccacccctctggacttAAAATATGTATTCAACATCAGGCATGAGTAATTGTTACTTTAACATATCTTATTCTTATGCATCCCTTTGTCCTTTTGTTGAACCACTCTCCTTGTATGAAGGTTGCTATATAAATACTGATCTTCAGTATGCTAAGCTCACCTTAACAGGAATGTGGAGCTGGTTTTTGCGCCAGCGCTGTGGGAGTCTTGGAGTGGTGGTCTGGATTGGTGCATGGAGGGAACGAAATGCCACATGAGGGAACCAAATCTTTAGCATCATCTCTATCTGAAGCAGATTGTGGAGGTGCTtctcactgtaaaaaaaaaaaaagaataagcatgaaacactgaaaatgcgttcttttgttttctaataGCAACATCCCCTTTCCCAGAGGCGTGAAAATGCAACGCTTGCTATTTGTGAATGACTTACCCCATTTCAGGCCTCTGTAGTATTCCAAGGATCTTCTGTAATCTGTCCATGGCAACACTCTGTTGGAAACTGGATAAACCTGCCAAAATTGAAATATAACAAACAAATATGAAGCCAAATAGGTACTCATATTGTATTAACTACAGGATTGGATGCACTTAAACTTGAGATGAGGTGCTAATAGAGTTTCAATCTTTTCAATGACTCACCTTTGTCAAATTTGCCAGCCTTTAGTCTGTGTAGAAGTTCAAGCAAAGGATGGATAAACCTGTGCAGATCTGCACACTGAGGAAGTAAGGAGAAAGACTtgttttaatactttaaatgaCCTTCAATTTTGttgtcaaatatatattttttttaaaacacatctaGTAATCAGTTTGTGGGTGCTCACTTTCTGCGCGAAGGCCAAGTCCCCTGGTGTCGCTGAAGAGGATCCAAACATGGCAACAACTGGAGACGACACAGAGCCGGGAAGTTTAGTTTTGTCACTGCAGTGTTTGGATTGGTCGCTCCTGGACCTCAGGTGGTCTGAATGAGCTGGGAAATCAATGTAACTTCTAGAAAGGGAGATTTCCTCATCCCCTGAGGGGGACTTTCTCGTTCTTAAACTGtccccctctccctctgagAAGACGTCAGCTTCATCCtcggtctgctcgctctcacTGTGGAGAAAGCTCGAGTTGGAAGGGAGTGAGTCATGGGATGGCCATTTGGAAGAACAGCTCAGTGAATTCATCTGTGGAGAAAGGGAGACAAAACAAAATTCCATGAGTTGAAAATTGAAGGAGTACAGCAAAATCAATCAGGAAGCGTTATGGCATTGAAATCAAATGGAGTTCAAAATATAGAAAAAGTATTCGTTGGAGACATGTGTTGGTGTCTAAGCAAAGAGTTCAAATTCATTTTTGTTCCAcgcctgttttatttttctgaaaacatttagTGCAATGTGAAAGGTCACCATGCTTCAACAAATATTTGTGAATACAAGTGTTGCTGCTTTATAGAAGATGTTGAAACACAGATCACATGACGAGTGCAAAAGATTTTCAGCAACATTATTTTTAGACTAAGCAGATATTGATTTTTCATATATGTTGCaattgccttaaaaaaaaaactctctcccAATAATTGGTATTTATTGTTACatgtctaatgttttttttttcctttttctcattagtgttgtcttttttttctgaacttcaGTAGACAGACATGTAATCTATTCCTATATAGTTTCATACATCTAAAAATATCCATACTCAAACCAAACTCAATAACCAGCAAAGAGAGCCAAAGCACACTCTCATGATGCCAAAAACTGTGAGCAATGTCTATGCCAAAAACTGTGAGCAATGTCTTAACCAAGAGTCAGCAcgaaagaaaaataaaccagaTTAAATACTTAACACATAATAGAGGTTGAATTATTATCACAAAGTCAGAAAGCAAACAAAGACCTGCTTTGCTCTCTCCTCCACGAGTATACAAGTCAGCTCAGGCTGTGCCACAAAGTAGGTGTGTCACCTCTGTGCACATGGACTCACCGGTCCAGACCAGACACAGGGAAAGCCTTTGAGTCGTCTAAGGACATATTTGTGTTCATCTGCTGTTACCTCAACATAACAATCCCGTTGCCTCTCTTTTGAATGAATAACACATCTTGTTTTTATCTTCTCTTTCATGATTCCTATAGTTTTACAGACACTGTTGtatcatacatacatacaacttttattatttatggaCCAAAGCACCAATTGCAGTTATGCTTCATAGAAACATCTTTTTATTCTCGATTTCATAAAAGCTTTTTCTGAAGCAATAATAGGAACTAACAGGTTATCGATATGCACCTTTAGATTTGCACTTATTCTGAATATATTGTTTAAATTTGCAGTACCTCCACGAATATATACACTTTCACATGATACTGTACAATGACAATATCTGATATTCTGATCATCTGTAACAACTGCTATTCCATACACAATATTATTAACACTATTACCAATGATAcaatatgtactgtatgttatatAATGTAACTCACAATGTGTTATATTCATACTGTTATGTTATACTCTATTGTAACTGCAATtacactgtcctacatttcatttcttttattgtatgctgattttatccatcgttgtttttttaaatgttgattgttgtacagtgtccttaTGTGTCTTGAAATGCGCTtaagcctacacacacacacacacacacacacacacacacacacacacacacacaca is part of the Labrus mixtus chromosome 16, fLabMix1.1, whole genome shotgun sequence genome and encodes:
- the ciarta gene encoding circadian associated repressor of transcription a, which gives rise to MNSLSCSSKWPSHDSLPSNSSFLHSESEQTEDEADVFSEGEGDSLRTRKSPSGDEEISLSRSYIDFPAHSDHLRSRSDQSKHCSDKTKLPGSVSSPVVAMFGSSSATPGDLAFAQKCADLHRFIHPLLELLHRLKAGKFDKGLSSFQQSVAMDRLQKILGILQRPEMGEKHLHNLLQIEMMLKIWFPHVAFRSLHAPIQTTTPRLPQRWRKNQLHIPVKKRKMTWYDSDCSGTVPNKYKLHRYGSYGSCQAVTPLNTISTPLPGLTKILKTPAAEVTHVPAVNRRTAGHQFTDIGTLIRRSYFCSKIESEDLRTPEIFLHSSCGSPAAQDSSVSTSNNFSLSYSP